One region of Salvia miltiorrhiza cultivar Shanhuang (shh) chromosome 3, IMPLAD_Smil_shh, whole genome shotgun sequence genomic DNA includes:
- the LOC131016511 gene encoding pyruvate decarboxylase 1-like isoform X1: protein MESKLVSLNSCKSATFNGVVPAVQPVAIRPSSAEATLGNHLARRLVQIGVRDVFSVPGDFNLTLLDHLIAEPGLNLIGCCNELNAGYAADGYARARGVGACAVTFTVGGLSIINAIAGAYSENLPVICIVGGPNSNDYGANRILHHTIGLPDFTQELRCFQTVTCYQAVVNNLENAPELIDTAISTALKESKPVYISISCNLSGIPHPSFSCDPIPFSLSPKYARFNSFCFKYSQKFHFRMTLTTIYRLSNKMGLEAAVKAVVEFLNKAMKPVMVGGPKMRPANATNAFVKLADACGYPIAIMPSAKGLIPEHHPHFIGTYWGAVSTQLCAEIVESADAYLFVGPIFDDISTVGYSLLLKKAKTIIVQPNLVVIGGGPTFGCVQMKDFLITLAKRVRHNSTAYENYRRIYVGDVHPQKSEPNEALRVNVLFQHIQKMLSGETTVVAEAGDSWFNCQKLKLPLGCGYEVQMLYGSIGWSVGATLGYAQAVPEKRVIACIGDGSFQMTAQEVSTMLRCGQNNIIFLINNGGYTIEVQIHDGPYNVIKNWNYTGLVDAICNGQGKCWTTKVRCEEELIKAIDGATGANKDCLCFIEVIVHKDDTCMELLQFGSTVSIANSRLPNPR from the exons ATGGAATCAAAACTCGTTTCGTTAAATTCATGCAAGTCCGCAACATTCAACGGCGTCGTTCCGGCCGTCCAGCCGGTAGCCATTCGGCCCAGCTCAGCCGAGGCGACCCTCGGCAACCACCTCGCACGGCGGCTCGTGCAGATCGGCGTGAGAGACGTGTTTTCAGTTCCCGGCGACTTTAATCTGACGCTGCTGGACCACCTCATAGCTGAGCCGGGGCTCAACCTGATCGGCTGCTGCAATGAGCTCAATGCGGGCTACGCCGCCGACGGATACGCACGGGCTCGCGGTGTCGGCGCTTGCGCGGTTACGTTTACCGTCGGAGGGCTGAGTATTATCAACGCCATCGCCGGCGCATACAGCGAGAATCTCCCAGTGATCTGCATCGTCGGAGGTCCGAACTCAAATGATTACGGCGCTAACCGGATCCTGCATCACACGATCGGCTTGCCGGATTTTACCCAGGAGCTGCGTTGCTTTCAGACTGTAACTTGCTATCAG GCTGTGGTGAATAATTTGGAGAATGCACCTGAGTTGATTGACACTGCAATATCAACAGCATTAAAGGAGAGTAAGCCTGTGTATATAAGCATCAGTTGCAACTTGTCTGGGATTCCACATCCATCATTTAGTTGTGATCCCattccattttctctctccccAAAGTATGCTCGCTTCAATTCTTTTTGTTTCAAATATAGTCAGAAATTTCATTTTCGAATGACTTTAACTACCATTTATAGGTTGAGCAATAAAATGGGTCTGGAAGCAGCAGTTAAAGCCGTGGTGGAGTTCTTGAACAAGGCTATGAAACCGGTGATGGTGGGAGGTCCAAAAATGCGGCCTGCAAATGCAACCAATGCATTTGTAAAACTGGCAGATGCTTGTGGTTATCCTATTGCAATTATGCCATCTGCTAAAGGGCTAATACCAGAGCATCATCCTCATTTCATAGGTACCTATTGGGGTGCGGTGAGTACACAATTATGTGCTGAGATTGTGGAATCAGCTGATGCTTACCTCTTTGTTGGCCCCATCTTCGACGACATTAGTACAGTAGGCTACTCTCTGCTTCTCAAGAAGGCGAAAACAATAATAGTGCAGCCTAATCTCGTGGTGATTGGCGGTGGCCCCACATTTGGATGTGTTCAAATGAAGGATTTCTTGATTACCCTTGCAAAAAGGGTTAGGCATAATTCAACTGCATATGAGAACTACCGTAGAATTTATGTTGGTGATGTGCATCCTCAGAAAAGTGAACCTAATGAGGCGTTAAGGGTTAATGTTCTGTTTCAACATATTCAGAAGATGTTGTCCGGGGAGACAACTGTCGTTGCTGAAGCAGGGGATTCTTGGTTTAACTGCCAGAAGCTCAAATTGCCACTTGGATGTGG GTATGAAGTCCAGATGCTGTATGGCTCAATTGGTTGGTCAGTTGGTGCAACTTTGGGCTATGCTCAAGCTGTACCGGAGAAGCGTGTGATTGCCTGCATTGGCGATGGTAGTTTTCAG ATGACGGCTCAAGAGGTGTCAACAATGCtgcggtgcgggcaaaataACATCATCTTCTTGATAAACAACGGCGGCTACACCATTGAAGTGCAGATCCACGACGGGCCTTATAATGTGATCAAGAACTGGAACTACACTGGTTTAGTTGATGCCATCTGCAACGGCCAAGGAAAATGTTGGACTACTAAG GTTAGATGTGAGGAAGAACTTATTAAAGCGATTGATGGTGCCACAGGAGCCAATAAAGATTGCTTGTGTTTTATTGAGGTGATAGTTCACAAGGACGATACGTGTATGGAACTTTTGCAGTTTGGTTCGACTGTTTCTATAGCTAATAGTCGCCTGCCAAACCCACGTTAG
- the LOC131016511 gene encoding pyruvate decarboxylase 1-like isoform X2, with protein sequence MESKLVSLNSCKSATFNGVVPAVQPVAIRPSSAEATLGNHLARRLVQIGVRDVFSVPGDFNLTLLDHLIAEPGLNLIGCCNELNAGYAADGYARARGVGACAVTFTVGGLSIINAIAGAYSENLPVICIVGGPNSNDYGANRILHHTIGLPDFTQELRCFQTVTCYQAVVNNLENAPELIDTAISTALKESKPVYISISCNLSGIPHPSFSCDPIPFSLSPKLSNKMGLEAAVKAVVEFLNKAMKPVMVGGPKMRPANATNAFVKLADACGYPIAIMPSAKGLIPEHHPHFIGTYWGAVSTQLCAEIVESADAYLFVGPIFDDISTVGYSLLLKKAKTIIVQPNLVVIGGGPTFGCVQMKDFLITLAKRVRHNSTAYENYRRIYVGDVHPQKSEPNEALRVNVLFQHIQKMLSGETTVVAEAGDSWFNCQKLKLPLGCGYEVQMLYGSIGWSVGATLGYAQAVPEKRVIACIGDGSFQMTAQEVSTMLRCGQNNIIFLINNGGYTIEVQIHDGPYNVIKNWNYTGLVDAICNGQGKCWTTKVRCEEELIKAIDGATGANKDCLCFIEVIVHKDDTCMELLQFGSTVSIANSRLPNPR encoded by the exons ATGGAATCAAAACTCGTTTCGTTAAATTCATGCAAGTCCGCAACATTCAACGGCGTCGTTCCGGCCGTCCAGCCGGTAGCCATTCGGCCCAGCTCAGCCGAGGCGACCCTCGGCAACCACCTCGCACGGCGGCTCGTGCAGATCGGCGTGAGAGACGTGTTTTCAGTTCCCGGCGACTTTAATCTGACGCTGCTGGACCACCTCATAGCTGAGCCGGGGCTCAACCTGATCGGCTGCTGCAATGAGCTCAATGCGGGCTACGCCGCCGACGGATACGCACGGGCTCGCGGTGTCGGCGCTTGCGCGGTTACGTTTACCGTCGGAGGGCTGAGTATTATCAACGCCATCGCCGGCGCATACAGCGAGAATCTCCCAGTGATCTGCATCGTCGGAGGTCCGAACTCAAATGATTACGGCGCTAACCGGATCCTGCATCACACGATCGGCTTGCCGGATTTTACCCAGGAGCTGCGTTGCTTTCAGACTGTAACTTGCTATCAG GCTGTGGTGAATAATTTGGAGAATGCACCTGAGTTGATTGACACTGCAATATCAACAGCATTAAAGGAGAGTAAGCCTGTGTATATAAGCATCAGTTGCAACTTGTCTGGGATTCCACATCCATCATTTAGTTGTGATCCCattccattttctctctccccAAA GTTGAGCAATAAAATGGGTCTGGAAGCAGCAGTTAAAGCCGTGGTGGAGTTCTTGAACAAGGCTATGAAACCGGTGATGGTGGGAGGTCCAAAAATGCGGCCTGCAAATGCAACCAATGCATTTGTAAAACTGGCAGATGCTTGTGGTTATCCTATTGCAATTATGCCATCTGCTAAAGGGCTAATACCAGAGCATCATCCTCATTTCATAGGTACCTATTGGGGTGCGGTGAGTACACAATTATGTGCTGAGATTGTGGAATCAGCTGATGCTTACCTCTTTGTTGGCCCCATCTTCGACGACATTAGTACAGTAGGCTACTCTCTGCTTCTCAAGAAGGCGAAAACAATAATAGTGCAGCCTAATCTCGTGGTGATTGGCGGTGGCCCCACATTTGGATGTGTTCAAATGAAGGATTTCTTGATTACCCTTGCAAAAAGGGTTAGGCATAATTCAACTGCATATGAGAACTACCGTAGAATTTATGTTGGTGATGTGCATCCTCAGAAAAGTGAACCTAATGAGGCGTTAAGGGTTAATGTTCTGTTTCAACATATTCAGAAGATGTTGTCCGGGGAGACAACTGTCGTTGCTGAAGCAGGGGATTCTTGGTTTAACTGCCAGAAGCTCAAATTGCCACTTGGATGTGG GTATGAAGTCCAGATGCTGTATGGCTCAATTGGTTGGTCAGTTGGTGCAACTTTGGGCTATGCTCAAGCTGTACCGGAGAAGCGTGTGATTGCCTGCATTGGCGATGGTAGTTTTCAG ATGACGGCTCAAGAGGTGTCAACAATGCtgcggtgcgggcaaaataACATCATCTTCTTGATAAACAACGGCGGCTACACCATTGAAGTGCAGATCCACGACGGGCCTTATAATGTGATCAAGAACTGGAACTACACTGGTTTAGTTGATGCCATCTGCAACGGCCAAGGAAAATGTTGGACTACTAAG GTTAGATGTGAGGAAGAACTTATTAAAGCGATTGATGGTGCCACAGGAGCCAATAAAGATTGCTTGTGTTTTATTGAGGTGATAGTTCACAAGGACGATACGTGTATGGAACTTTTGCAGTTTGGTTCGACTGTTTCTATAGCTAATAGTCGCCTGCCAAACCCACGTTAG
- the LOC131016512 gene encoding pyruvate decarboxylase 1-like, which yields METKIGSLNPCNSATCNGVGCLPSNGVVSSIKPSAVAFNSAEATLGRHIARRLVQIGVSDVFSVPGDFNLTLLDDLIAEPGLNVVGCCNELNAGYAADGYARARGVGACAVTFTVGGLSILNAIAGAYSENLPVICIVGGPNSNDYGTHRILHHTIGLPDFSQELRCFQTVTCYQAVVNNLDDAHELIDTAISTALKESKPVYISVSCNLSAIPHPTFSREPVPFSLTPKLSNKMGLQAAVEAAVEFLNKAVKPVLVGGPKMRVAKACDAFVELADACGYPLAVMPSAKGLAPENHPHFIGTYWGAVSTTFCAEIVESADAYLFAGPIFNDYSSVGYSLLLKKEKAIIVHPDRVVIGNGPTFGCVLMKDFLTALAKRVTHNKTAYENYHRIYVGDGHPLKSEPSEALRVNVLFQHIQKMLSGETAVIAETGDSWFNCQKLKLPPGCGYEFQMQYGSIGWSVGATLGYAQAVPDKRVIACIGDGSFQVTAQDVSTMLRCGQNSIIFLINNGGYTIEVEIHDGPYNVIKNWNYTGLVDAICNGEGNCWTTKVRCEEELIEAIDTATGVKNDCLCFIEVIVHKDDTSKELLEWGSRVSAANGRSPNPQ from the exons ATGGAAACGAAAATCGGTTCGTTGAATCCATGCAACTCGGCAACCTGCAACGGCGTCGGCTGCCTCCCCTCCAACGGCGTCGTCTCGTCCATCAAGCCTTCCGCCGTTGCGTTCAACTCGGCCGAGGCGACGCTCGGTCGCCACATTGCACGGCGGCTCGTGCAGATCGGCGTGAGCGACGTGTTTTCCGTCCCCGGCGACTTCAATCTGACGCTGCTCGACGATCTCATAGCTGAGCCGGGGCTCAACGTGGTCGGCTGCTGCAATGAGCTCAATGCAGGGTACGCCGCCGACGGATACGCTCGGGCTCGGGGCGTCGGCGCGTGCGCGGTGACGTTCACCGTCGGAGGGTTGAGTATTCTCAACGCGATCGCCGGCGCGTACAGCGAGAATCTCCCGGTGATCTGCATCGTCGGAGGTCCTAACTCGAACGATTATGGCACGCACCGGATCCTGCATCACACGATCGGGTTGCCGGATTTTAGCCAGGAGCTGCGTTGCTTCCAAACAGTGACTTGCTATCAG GCTGTGGTGAATAATTTGGATGATGCGCATGAGTTGATTGACACGGCGATATCAACGGCGTTGAAGGAGAGTAAGCCGGTGTATATAAGTGTCAGCTGCAACTTGTCAGCGATTCCGCATCCAACCTTTAGTCGCGAACCTGTACCATTTTCGCTCACCCCTAA GTTGAGTAATAAAATGGGTCTGCAAGCAGCTGTTGAGGCGGCAGTCGAGTTCTTGAACAAGGCTGTCAAACCGGTGTTGGTGGGAGGTCCAAAAATGCGCGTTGCAAAAGCGTGTGATGCGTTTGTAGAATTGGCAGATGCTTGTGGTTATCCCCTTGCAGTTATGCCATCAGCAAAAGGGCTAGCCCCAGAGAACCACCCTCATTTCATAGGTACCTACTGGGGTGCAGTGAGTACAACATTCTGTGCTGAGATTGTGGAATCAGCTGATGCTTACCTCTTTGCTGGACCCATCTTCAACGACTACAGTTCAGTAGGATACTCTCTGCTTCTCAAGAAGGAGAAGGCAATAATTGTGCATCCTGATCGTGTGGTCATCGGTAATGGGCCGACGTTTGGGTGTGTTCTAATGAAGGATTTCTTGACAGCCCTTGCAAAGCGGGTCACGCATAATAAAACTGCTTATGAGAACTACCATAGGATTTATGTTGGTGATGGACATCCTTTGAAAAGTGAGCCTAGTGAGGCATTGAGGGTTAATGTTTTGTTTCAGCATATTCAGAAGATGTTGTCTGGGGAGACGGCCGTCATTGCTGAAACAGGGGATTCTTGGTTTAACTGCCAGAAGCTGAAATTACCACCAGGATGTGG GTATGAGTTCCAGATGCAATATGGGTCGATTGGTTGGTCAGTTGGTGCAACTCTTGGTTATGCTCAAGCTGTCCCGGATAAGCGTGTGATTGCCTGCATCGGCGATGGTAGCTTTCAG GTGACAGCGCAAGATGTGTCAACAATGCTTCGTTGCGGGCAGAATAGCATAATCTTCTTGATAAACAACGGTGGGTACACCATTGAAGTGGAGATCCACGACGGGCCTTACAACGTGATCAAAAACTGGAATTACACTGGTTTGGTTGATGCAATCTGCAACGGTGAAGGCAATTGTTGGACTACCAAG GTTCGATGCGAGGAAGAACTTATTGAAGCGATTGACACTGCGACAGGGGTGAAAAATGACTGCTTGTGTTTCATTGAGGTAATTGTTCACAAGGACGATACCAGCAAGGAGCTTCTAGAATGGGGATCGAGGGTCTCTGCTGCTAATGGCCGCTCACCAAACCCCCAGTAG